AATTATCAGTGAAAGATTGGAAAAAATATGATATAATAGCATTGCGTGTGGCTAGAGTTTTTTGCTTGTGTTTCGCAAGTATTGATAAAAAGGTTGGGAATATTCGCAACTTTCTGGCTGTACTATTTTACCACGTAATACATGTTGTGCATAATGAGTAGCCACACGCAAAGGATGGTTAATATGAATAGATTTTATAATATAAAAAATCGTAGAGAATTAGCGTCTTTTTTAGGAATACCTCTTAAAAAGTTAACATATATATTATATAAAAAAGGCGTTGACTACTACTATGAGACATTTGAAGTGCCAAAGAGAAATAGCGGAGCAAGAATTATTAATGCTCCCAGTGGAGACTTGAAAACTTTACAAAAAAAATTATCAAAAATTTTATACGAACATCAAATAATACATATTCAAAATCATAAAATTAAAAATAAAATTTCTCATGGATTTGAAAAAGAGAAAGGTATTATAACAAATGCAGAAATACATAGAAATAAACGTTTTGTAATGAATGTAGATATTAAAGATTTTTTTGAGAGCTTTCATTTTGGAAGAGTAAAAGGATTTTTTAATAAGAGTAAAGCGTTTAATATGTCTGAGGAAGTTGCAATTATTATTGCTCAAATAACATGTTTTAATGGGAAACTTCCGCAGGGTGCGCCTACATCACCTATTATAACAAATTTAATATGTAATATTTTAGATATGCGCATATTGTCAATTTGTAAAGAATATAAGTTAGACTATTCACGATATGCAGATGACTTAACCTTTTCTACAAATGATAAGCATTTTATCAAAAATAAAAATGGTTTTTATGATAACTTAAAGAGAGAAATTCAAGGTTTTGGATTGTTAATAAATGAAAAAAAAACAAGAATAGAATATAAAGATTCAAGGCAAGTAGTGACAGGTTTAACTGTTAATAAGAAAATTAGTGTCAAAAGAGAGTATTATAAAAATACAAGAGCAATGGCAGACAAATTATATAGAACAGGAGAATTTACAATAGGAGAAAAAGCGGGCACTATACGACAGTTAGAGGGCATATTTTCTTTTATTAACCAGATTGATTATTTTAATAATAAAAAAGATAATAATAAAAAACATAACGTAAATAATCTAAACTCAAGAGAACGAGAATATCAAAAATTTTTGTTTTATAGATATTTTTTATCAAATTCAAAACCACTTATTGTGACTGAAGGAAAAACGGATGTTATGTATATTAAAGCTGCATTAAAAAAACATTATAAAGAATATCCAAATCTTATAGAAAAACACAGAGATGAGTTTGAATTCAAAATTTCATTTTTGAATAGAACTAAAAGACTGAGATTTCTAATGGGAATACAAATAGATGGAGCAGATACATTTTTGAATAT
The sequence above is drawn from the Clostridiisalibacter paucivorans DSM 22131 genome and encodes:
- a CDS encoding retron Ec67 family RNA-directed DNA polymerase/endonuclease, with translation MNRFYNIKNRRELASFLGIPLKKLTYILYKKGVDYYYETFEVPKRNSGARIINAPSGDLKTLQKKLSKILYEHQIIHIQNHKIKNKISHGFEKEKGIITNAEIHRNKRFVMNVDIKDFFESFHFGRVKGFFNKSKAFNMSEEVAIIIAQITCFNGKLPQGAPTSPIITNLICNILDMRILSICKEYKLDYSRYADDLTFSTNDKHFIKNKNGFYDNLKREIQGFGLLINEKKTRIEYKDSRQVVTGLTVNKKISVKREYYKNTRAMADKLYRTGEFTIGEKAGTIRQLEGIFSFINQIDYFNNKKDNNKKHNVNNLNSREREYQKFLFYRYFLSNSKPLIVTEGKTDVMYIKAALKKHYKEYPNLIEKHRDEFEFKISFLNRTKRLRFLMGIQIDGADTFLNIYNFYTGKNNFNNYFKYFNDKYKITPSNPVILIFDNEQKEKNKPLYKFKKAVKMNTIDLSSEIIANLFLLTVPLCNNKEECEIEDLFDEKALNHKIGGKKFSRKNENNKKYYGKADFAKYIYKNYKDIDFSNFKLMLDELNLVVNNHNNNSSLSTVGV